A genomic segment from Vanessa cardui chromosome 30, ilVanCard2.1, whole genome shotgun sequence encodes:
- the LOC124542187 gene encoding protein LSM12 homolog, with protein sequence MSTVVSDCFTIGSIVATRTCYNEDIEGEVLAFDPQTKMLILKCPSSSGNPKRHDVNIVNLSLVSDVQIKKEVTTVPEPPQSLNLHRLNTRVRNSIENKRRLVSALQACLDPEGQRLFLAIARVIEDVSWSGQSIRVYNEVTITPPYKVENVLGEPESKPYNYIRKFVERHWRDHRDHAAANSSRLQ encoded by the exons atgtCCACAGTCGTGTCTGACTGTTTCACTATCGGCAGCATAGTCGCTACTCGGACATGTTATAACGAAGATATTGAAGGCGAAGTATTAGCTTTCGATCCTCAGaccaaaatgttaattttgaaatgtcCCTCATCCAGTGGTAATCCTAAGCGTCACGACGTTAATATCGTCAACCTGTCGCTGGTCAGCGACGTTCAGATCAAAAAAGAAGTGACAACTGTCCCGGAACCACCACAGTCTTTAAATTTGCACAGACTCAACACGAGAGTTAGAAACTCCATAGAAAACAAGAGAAGATTA GTTTCAGCATTACAAGCTTGTCTAGACCCGGAGGGGCAGAGATTGTTCCTCGCTATCGCCAGAGTTATAGAAGATGTCTCCTGGTCCGGACAGAGCATTCGTGTCTACAACGAAGTAACAATAACACCCCCATATAAG GTTGAAAATGTATTAGGCGAGCCCGAATCGAAGCCCTACAATTACATACGAAAGTTCGTTGAACGACACTGGAGGGATCACCGGGACCACGCGGCTGCTAACTCTTCAAGactccaataa